One genomic segment of Mycobacteriales bacterium includes these proteins:
- a CDS encoding Xaa-Pro peptidase family protein, translating to MTTSTTAHAARLAAAATATADAGIDALLLTSGADLRYLTGYAALPLERLTCLVVPATGDPVLIVPRLEHAAAIASGAGEAVKIESHEETDDAFRMVARLIADAVGRPAGTIGLADRMWAEQVLRFRDAMPQAEQVLAGVVTRRLRVRKRSDEVDALRRAGQAIDRVHQRMGEWLRPGRTEAEVGRDIADAIIAEGHETVNFVIVGSGPNGASPHHQLSERVIEQGDPVVVDIGGAMPDGYCSDCTRTYLAGGKAPSEFADYYTVLHEAQLASCASVRPGVSAESVDAAARDVIAAAGYGELFIHRTGHGIGLEEHEDPYIVSGNDTILEPGMCFSIEPGIYSPGHHGARIEDIVVVTDDGVERLDTIDRDLVVLDG from the coding sequence GTGACCACCTCGACGACCGCACACGCAGCGCGCCTCGCAGCGGCTGCGACGGCGACCGCCGACGCCGGGATCGACGCCCTGCTTCTCACGTCCGGCGCGGATCTGCGCTATCTGACCGGCTACGCGGCTCTTCCGCTCGAGCGGCTGACCTGCCTCGTCGTTCCGGCCACCGGCGACCCGGTCCTGATCGTGCCTCGGCTCGAACACGCGGCCGCGATAGCGAGTGGTGCCGGTGAGGCGGTGAAGATCGAGAGCCACGAGGAAACCGACGACGCCTTCAGGATGGTGGCGCGGCTGATCGCCGACGCCGTCGGCCGGCCGGCCGGGACGATCGGGCTGGCCGACCGGATGTGGGCCGAGCAGGTCCTGCGGTTCCGGGACGCGATGCCGCAGGCCGAGCAGGTCCTCGCCGGCGTCGTGACCCGCCGGTTGCGAGTCCGCAAGCGGTCCGACGAGGTCGATGCGCTACGCCGCGCCGGCCAGGCCATCGACCGCGTGCATCAGCGGATGGGGGAGTGGCTTCGTCCCGGCCGCACCGAGGCCGAGGTCGGCCGCGACATCGCCGACGCGATTATCGCCGAAGGACACGAGACAGTGAACTTCGTGATCGTCGGCTCCGGCCCGAACGGTGCGAGCCCGCATCACCAACTCTCAGAACGCGTGATCGAACAGGGCGATCCGGTCGTCGTCGACATCGGCGGCGCAATGCCCGACGGTTACTGCTCGGACTGCACCCGCACGTATCTCGCCGGCGGCAAAGCGCCGAGTGAGTTCGCCGACTACTATACGGTGCTTCATGAAGCGCAGCTCGCTTCCTGCGCGAGCGTGCGCCCAGGGGTTTCGGCGGAGTCGGTCGACGCCGCCGCACGCGACGTCATCGCCGCGGCCGGGTACGGCGAGCTGTTCATCCATCGCACCGGTCACGGCATCGGGCTTGAGGAGCACGAGGATCCCTACATCGTCTCCGGCAACGACACGATCCTCGAGCCCGGCATGTGCTTCTCGATCGAGCCAGGCATCTACTCGCCCGGCCACCACGGGGCTCGGATCGAGGACATCGTCGTGGTCACAGACGACGGTGTTGAGCGGCTCGACACGATCGACCGCGACCTCGTCGTACTGGACGGCTGA
- a CDS encoding acyl-CoA dehydrogenase family protein has translation MAVERALPTDEAGDLLDLVRELARTELAPNAADFEARKEFPRELVRLLGRAGLLGLPYPEEYGGGEQPYEVYLQVLEELAASWAAVALAVSVHTMSCYPLAQFGTEEQRKRWLPDMVGGELLGAYCLSEAQSGSDAASLQTRAGSVDGGYLLSGTKAWVTHGGVADYYLAFCRTSEDRQQGISAFLVPSDAPGVSPQQPERKMGLSSSPTASVAFDDVLVEPDRLIGADGAGLRIALSALDSGRLGIAAIATGVAQAALDAAIGWVTEREQFGQPVVNFQGVSFILADMATGIEAARSTYLAAARRRDRGQPFGSQASMAKLFATDMAMKTTIDAVQLFGGYGYTTEFPVERYMREAKVMQIFEGTNQIQRMVIGRHLTR, from the coding sequence ATGGCCGTCGAGCGCGCCCTGCCCACCGACGAGGCGGGAGACCTGCTCGACCTGGTCCGCGAGCTCGCGCGGACGGAACTCGCACCGAACGCCGCCGACTTCGAGGCGCGTAAGGAGTTCCCGCGCGAACTCGTGCGGCTGCTCGGACGAGCCGGGCTGCTCGGGCTGCCCTATCCGGAGGAGTACGGCGGCGGCGAGCAACCGTATGAGGTCTACCTCCAGGTGCTCGAGGAGCTCGCCGCGAGCTGGGCCGCCGTCGCTCTGGCGGTGAGCGTTCACACCATGTCCTGTTATCCGCTCGCGCAGTTCGGCACGGAGGAGCAACGCAAGCGGTGGCTGCCCGACATGGTGGGCGGCGAGCTGCTCGGTGCGTACTGCCTGTCCGAGGCGCAGTCCGGCTCCGACGCCGCGTCGCTGCAGACCCGGGCCGGATCGGTCGACGGTGGCTACCTGCTGTCCGGGACCAAGGCATGGGTCACTCACGGTGGAGTCGCCGACTACTACCTGGCGTTCTGCCGGACGTCGGAGGACCGTCAACAGGGCATCTCGGCATTCCTGGTGCCGAGTGACGCGCCCGGCGTGAGTCCGCAGCAGCCCGAACGCAAGATGGGTCTCTCGTCATCTCCGACCGCCTCGGTCGCCTTCGACGACGTGCTCGTCGAGCCGGACCGGCTGATCGGGGCGGACGGCGCGGGCCTGCGGATTGCGCTGTCGGCGCTCGACAGTGGCCGGCTCGGGATCGCCGCAATCGCTACTGGCGTCGCGCAAGCGGCACTCGATGCGGCGATCGGCTGGGTCACGGAACGCGAACAGTTCGGTCAGCCGGTGGTGAACTTCCAGGGCGTCAGCTTCATCCTCGCCGACATGGCTACCGGCATCGAGGCTGCGCGGTCGACCTACCTCGCCGCCGCCCGGCGCCGTGACCGCGGGCAGCCGTTCGGCTCGCAGGCATCGATGGCCAAGCTGTTCGCGACCGACATGGCAATGAAGACCACGATCGACGCCGTCCAGTTGTTCGGCGGCTACGGCTATACGACCGAGTTTCCGGTCGAGCGCTACATGCGCGAGGCGAAGGTCATGCAGATCTTCGAAGGCACCAACCAGATCCAGCGCATGGTGATCGGGCGTCACCTCACTCGCTGA
- the lnt gene encoding apolipoprotein N-acyltransferase, whose translation MNRRLARAGAAVAAGVAVWVTFPPLGFWPAGLVGVAGLALVLRAPASRRWTAVLGYLFGLGLWVPLLSFLRGYGLDAWFGLAAIESLWFLGLALALRVVLRGRWWPLTSALVWVGQEFLRDRVPWQGFPWGRLAFGQANSPLVHLAAIGGAPLVTFAVALGGGALAYVAATRRPSVRTLAAVAAVALVVAGPLAISLPTGGTSRGGAPSSVVVAAIQGNVPRLGLDAFAQRHAVTANHAAETELLARRVAAGAAPKPDFVVWPENSDDLDPRVDAQSRQDIEAAASAIGVPMLVGAVLDGPGPNHVQNAGIVWSPTTGPGQIYVKRHLVPFGEYLPFRGVLTRLFPKFKLIAKDFVPGHRPGVLRIGGTTIGDTICFEIADDTVVRQAITGGGRLLVVQTNNASYEHKGDSGYGGETAQQLAIARLRAVEHGRAVVVAATSGVSAMIAPNGQVLARTGVFEPAYLDRRLPLRDPLTIADRVGAWPEWILSVAGLLALLAGLIRRRGRSTGESLDLQVRQTYGGAAGAQPVAR comes from the coding sequence GTGAACCGACGCCTTGCCCGGGCCGGCGCTGCGGTCGCGGCCGGCGTGGCGGTCTGGGTCACCTTCCCTCCGCTCGGCTTCTGGCCCGCGGGGTTGGTCGGCGTCGCGGGCCTGGCGCTCGTGCTCCGGGCACCGGCCAGCCGGCGGTGGACGGCGGTGCTGGGCTACCTGTTCGGGCTCGGCCTGTGGGTTCCGCTGCTGAGCTTCCTGCGCGGCTACGGTCTCGACGCGTGGTTCGGGCTGGCTGCGATCGAGTCGCTGTGGTTCCTCGGCCTCGCCCTCGCCCTACGTGTGGTCTTGCGGGGCCGCTGGTGGCCGCTGACGTCCGCGCTGGTGTGGGTCGGCCAGGAGTTCCTGCGGGACCGGGTTCCGTGGCAGGGCTTCCCCTGGGGCCGGCTCGCCTTCGGCCAGGCGAACAGCCCGCTGGTCCACCTCGCGGCCATCGGTGGTGCACCCCTGGTCACCTTCGCGGTCGCCCTGGGCGGGGGAGCGCTCGCCTACGTCGCCGCGACCCGGCGGCCGTCGGTACGGACGCTGGCAGCGGTTGCCGCCGTCGCCTTGGTCGTCGCCGGCCCGCTTGCGATCAGCCTGCCCACCGGCGGCACGTCGCGAGGGGGAGCACCGTCCTCGGTCGTGGTGGCCGCGATCCAGGGCAACGTCCCGCGGCTCGGGCTCGACGCCTTCGCCCAACGGCACGCGGTGACCGCGAACCACGCAGCCGAGACCGAGCTCCTGGCGCGGCGAGTAGCGGCCGGCGCCGCCCCGAAGCCCGACTTCGTGGTCTGGCCGGAGAACTCCGACGATCTCGACCCGCGCGTCGACGCCCAGTCCCGCCAGGACATCGAAGCCGCGGCGTCGGCGATCGGCGTACCGATGCTGGTCGGCGCCGTGCTCGACGGGCCCGGGCCGAACCACGTGCAGAACGCGGGGATCGTCTGGTCTCCGACGACCGGTCCCGGCCAGATCTACGTCAAGCGCCACCTGGTGCCGTTCGGGGAGTACCTGCCGTTCCGCGGGGTGCTCACCCGCCTGTTCCCCAAGTTCAAGCTGATCGCGAAGGACTTCGTCCCCGGGCACCGCCCCGGCGTCCTGCGGATCGGCGGGACCACCATCGGTGACACGATCTGCTTCGAGATCGCCGACGACACCGTGGTCCGCCAGGCCATCACCGGCGGCGGGCGGTTGCTCGTCGTCCAGACCAACAACGCGTCGTACGAGCACAAGGGGGACAGCGGGTACGGCGGGGAAACCGCTCAGCAGCTGGCCATCGCCCGGCTCCGTGCGGTCGAGCACGGCCGAGCGGTCGTGGTCGCGGCAACCAGCGGGGTGAGCGCGATGATCGCTCCCAACGGCCAGGTGCTGGCCCGCACCGGTGTGTTCGAGCCGGCCTACCTCGACCGGCGGCTACCGCTGCGCGACCCGCTCACCATCGCGGACCGGGTCGGCGCGTGGCCGGAGTGGATCCTGAGCGTCGCCGGCCTG
- a CDS encoding sterol desaturase family protein, translated as MAITAALPRVNERRVVLPTVAITALTAWLAWRGWLALQGYGPLRSIHDGQVELAGPVVLGFVLVVFLIEQLVPAERHKVFARGHVLDVGYLIAHAVVVVPVIILIGSGFSSSLARLAPWLVLPRNDAIPRWCYVALAVVAIDAVDWLAHLANHKLTSLWRLHAVHHSQEELSILSTFRTHPLVHVSFVISAVPVLAFAANGATPAAILTAYACLGALPHANVRWTYGRLGTLLVSPAYHRLHHSPTGRLDINLGTVLTVWDRLSRRAIDPSAERIGTPTGLSGRPIPVEQAGERPRLLHTFVQQWVQPFVTNQGVPS; from the coding sequence ATGGCGATCACCGCCGCCCTGCCTCGCGTGAACGAACGCCGCGTGGTCCTCCCGACCGTTGCCATCACAGCGCTCACCGCGTGGCTGGCCTGGCGTGGCTGGCTGGCGCTGCAGGGCTACGGTCCGCTGCGGTCCATCCACGACGGACAGGTCGAGCTGGCCGGGCCGGTCGTCCTCGGCTTCGTGCTCGTCGTCTTCCTCATCGAGCAGCTCGTTCCCGCCGAGCGGCACAAGGTGTTCGCACGCGGTCACGTTCTCGACGTCGGCTATCTGATCGCGCACGCAGTGGTCGTCGTACCCGTCATCATCCTGATCGGGTCCGGCTTCTCCTCGAGCCTGGCACGACTTGCGCCATGGCTGGTCCTGCCACGCAATGACGCGATCCCGCGATGGTGCTACGTCGCGCTCGCGGTCGTTGCGATCGACGCCGTCGACTGGCTCGCACACCTCGCCAACCACAAGCTGACGTCGCTGTGGCGGCTGCATGCGGTGCACCACTCGCAGGAGGAGCTGAGCATTCTCAGCACGTTCCGGACCCACCCGCTCGTGCACGTGAGCTTCGTCATCTCGGCGGTTCCGGTTCTCGCGTTCGCCGCGAACGGGGCGACGCCGGCGGCCATCCTCACCGCCTACGCGTGTCTCGGCGCGCTGCCGCACGCCAACGTCCGCTGGACCTACGGGCGGCTCGGCACCCTGCTCGTCAGCCCGGCCTACCACCGCCTCCACCACTCGCCAACCGGCCGCCTCGACATCAACCTCGGCACGGTTCTCACCGTCTGGGACCGGTTGTCGCGGCGCGCCATCGACCCGAGCGCGGAACGGATCGGTACGCCGACCGGCCTGTCGGGCCGGCCGATCCCTGTCGAGCAGGCGGGGGAGCGACCGCGCTTGCTGCACACCTTCGTTCAGCAGTGGGTGCAGCCCTTCGTCACCAACCAGGGAGTCCCGTCATGA
- a CDS encoding Lrp/AsnC family transcriptional regulator: MEDVDRAIVRLLSEDGRRSFTDLSRETGLSVSAVHQRVRRLEQRGVIEGYRTIVDPVALGLSLTAFVSIKPIDPSAPDDAPDKLAHLGAIEACHSVAGEESYILKVRVAGPADLELLLQEIRAAANVSTRTTVVLSTPYEDRPLNI; encoded by the coding sequence GTGGAGGACGTCGACCGAGCAATCGTCCGGCTGCTGAGCGAAGACGGCCGGCGCAGCTTCACCGACCTTTCTCGCGAGACCGGGCTGTCGGTGTCCGCTGTGCATCAGCGGGTCCGCCGGCTCGAGCAGCGCGGGGTGATCGAGGGCTACCGCACGATCGTCGACCCGGTCGCCCTCGGCCTCTCGCTGACCGCGTTCGTGTCGATCAAGCCGATCGACCCGAGCGCGCCGGACGATGCGCCGGACAAGCTGGCCCACCTCGGCGCGATCGAGGCCTGCCACAGCGTGGCCGGCGAGGAGAGCTACATCCTCAAGGTGCGGGTGGCGGGTCCGGCCGACCTCGAGCTGCTGCTGCAGGAGATCCGCGCGGCCGCGAACGTCTCGACCCGGACCACGGTCGTCCTGTCGACGCCGTACGAGGATCGACCGCTGAACATCTAG